Part of the Arthrobacter sp. MMS18-M83 genome is shown below.
GATCGCGGAACCCAGCCCGGCCATCACGCCGCAGCCGAGCAGTCCGACGGCGGCAGCATCGGCGTCGGGGTCGACTTTGGTGCATTGCCCGGCGGCGACGAGGGTCTTCTCGGCGAAGGCGCCGATGCCGAGTGCCGGGGAGAGCACGGTGCCGTCCTCGAGCGTCATTTTCTGGGTGGCGTTGTGCGTGTTGAAACAGTATTGTGCCTGGCCACGGTTGCAGGCGCGGCAATTGCCACAGACTGCCCGCCAGTTCAGGATCACACGATCACCGGGAGCGATGTCCGTGACATCCGGACCCACGGCGCTCACAACGCCGGTTGCTTCATGGCCGAGGAGGAAGGGGAAATCGTCGCTGATGCCGCCCAACTTGTAATGCAGGTCTGTGTGGCACACGCCGCTGGTCAGGATGTCCACCAACGCTTCGCCCGGGCCCGGGTCCGGGACGAGGATTGTTTCGAGGGTTACGGGCGCGCCCTTCGAGCGGACAATTGCCCCTTTGACTGCGTGGACCATGGAAAACTCCCCTGTGAGGTTCGTGGACCGCGGACGTCGTGTCCGAGTCTGATCTCAAACTGTCTATCACAGGGGCTGGATCCGTGACTAGGGTTGTTGCGCTTTACGCGGCATGTTGCGTAGTGCGCTACGAACCCAGAGAGCCGGAGGTGAGCCTGCCGCGAACTGGCAGCAGATGACCGTCCCAGTCGTTTTTGGGGGTATCTGCTGCCAGTTCGCGCGAAGACGGGGCAACTCAGGCGGCGAGCCGGGCCTCGACCTCGGCTGCCGAGGGGTTGGTTGCCGCAGTGCCGTCCGGGAACAGGACGGTGGGGACCGTTTGATTTCCGCCATTCAGCTTCTCCACGAGTTCGGCAGTGCCCTCGACCTCTTCGATGTTGATCTCGTTGTAGCCGATGCCCTTGGCGTCCAGCTGCCTCTTGAGGCGGTTGCAATAGCCGCACCAAGTGGTCGAGAACATGGTGATGGTGCCGGATTCGGGGGTGAAGTCCACGGATTTCTCCTGTCGTCTTTTGTTGGAACTACTCGCGTCAACGGTAACCCGGCGGGCACTATTCCTCCGCGGGCATGTGTCACATGACACGCAAACGAGGGGGCCGGCTCAGACTGTGACCTGGCTGTTAAGTGTTCACAACATAGAAACGGCGCGACGCATCGCAAGCGCCCGCCCGAAGAGATGAAATCGACGCGCGGTTCCGTAGGACCGTAGCTGTCGGGTCCTAAAGTGACTCTTCGACGGCGACGCCGGACTGGAACTCGCGGCCGTCCGCTTCACTGAAGGCGGTCATGACGTGTCCCTTGCCAAGACCATTGATTGCAGAGAGCGGGAAATGTCCCGTGATGGTATTCCCGGAGTGCTCAACGCCCTTGAGGTCGTAGTTCTCTTCGGCGCTTTGGTCGTGGTTAAAGGAGAAGAATGCGATCGCCTCCCCGTTCATGAACTCGATGCCCAATCTTCGTTGAGAGGAATAGTCCGGAGTCGCCGCGACCAAGCCCACGACATAGGCGCCGGAACCAGGGATGTTGCCCTCGATCTCGAACTTGGCCACGAGCGTGGCTTCCGTGGCGGTGATGCTGGCCTGCTTCAGAAGTGCCTCATGGGTGCTCATGGCTCAATCCTGCTCTGTGCGACTCCCGCCGTCCACCCCTGATTCGGGTTTTGTCGAAGCCGTTTCGCCGACCCGATCTGATCAGGCACATGGCCAAAATCGGCCCTGACCAGCCGGGAGACTTGCCGATACAGGTACCGGCAGTGCCTCCCTCGCCGGCAGGAAGGCTTCTAGGGTTGAGGACGTGGATCACCGGAATGAAAGCAAGCAGCGTTTGCTCGTCCCCTCGGCAGCGCTCTTGTGGGGACTCCAATTCGCCTTCCTCAACCCCGCGCTGGCACTCCTGCTGGTGGCCCTGTTCAATGCCACCCCCGCAGAGGTGGGCTGGGTCCTTGCCGTCTACAATGCCGGCGGCTTCGTGGCCTCCCTCCTCGTGCCGGCCTACGCAGACCGCGCAAAGG
Proteins encoded:
- a CDS encoding mycoredoxin; translation: MDFTPESGTITMFSTTWCGYCNRLKRQLDAKGIGYNEINIEEVEGTAELVEKLNGGNQTVPTVLFPDGTAATNPSAAEVEARLAA